The Bubalus bubalis isolate 160015118507 breed Murrah chromosome 1, NDDB_SH_1, whole genome shotgun sequence genome includes a region encoding these proteins:
- the LOC123333117 gene encoding collagen alpha-1(I) chain-like, with protein sequence MCCRLRARLARGQSRGGGTIGRFLQGEKRDAVRRPGARGHARHTRRGQRAARGDGGRGTVRGRGALPGTGRSPGTGHHPGDGAPTAGDTGHPPRGIHPEDGAPSRERGTHRGGHRAPTARDPPRGTGRPPGDGAPSRGRGAHHGGHRAPTTRDPPRGTGRPPRGRGALPGRRGNTPGTRAAAGAKNAARPGGKGRPPRVRGSGGRPDAPRPRGGSSRGPRGPGRAGGLPRSQPPRRLARARPAGYPRGQRRAGRAPGTSPPPPPRGSAPPPAGRGDPLLPGRTGAAQLLLQVAAVAAAPAGPAHRAAGTSLPSRRRRWAAEGRRRPPAPPELWQPPVSRRRPEGPRAGRPRAGSALRAG encoded by the coding sequence aTGTGCTGTCGGCTTCGGGCTCGCCTTGCGCGCGGTCAGAGCCGCGGCGGCGGGACTATCGGAAGGTTCCTGCAGGGGGAGAAGAGAGACGCGGTCAGGCGGCCCGGGGCCCGTGGACACGCCCGGCACACGCGCCGCGGGCAGCGCGCGGCCCGGGGCGACGGGGGAAGGGGCACTGTCCGGGGACGGGGCGCCCTCCCGGGGACGGGGCGCTCTCCGGGGACTGGGCACCATCCAGGGGACGGGGCCCCCACCGCGGGGGACACCGGGCACCCACCGCGCGGGATCCACCCGGAGGACGGGGCGCCCTCCAGGGAACGGGGCACCCACCGCGGGGGACACCGGGCACCCACCGCGCGGGACCCACCGCGGGGGACGGGGCGCCCTCCCGGAGACGGGGCGCCCTCCAGGGGACGGGGCGCCCACCACGGGGGACACCGGGCACCCACCACGCGGGACCCACCGCGGGGAACCGGGCGCCCACCCCGGGGACGAGGCGCCCTCCCGGGGAGACGGGGCAACACGCCCGGCACACGCGCCGCCGCGGGCGCCAAAAACGCCGCGCGGCCCGGGGGGAAGGGGCGCCCCCCTCGGGTTCGGGGCAGCGGCGGGCGCCCCGACGCGCCCCGGCCACGCGGAGGCTCCTCCCGAGGCCCCCGCGGCCCCGGGCGGGCGGGGGGTCTCCCCCGATCCCAACCCCCCCGGAGGCTGGCGCGCGCCAGGCCCGCCGGGTACCCCCGGGGTCAGCGCAGGGCGGGCAGGGCGCCCGGGACCAGCCCGCCCCCACCTCCTCGGGGCTCCGCGCCGCCCCCTGCGGGCCGCGGGGACCCTCTCCTCCCCGGACGCACCGGGGCCGCCCAGCTCCTGCTCCAGGTCGCCGCCGTCGCGGCCGCTCCCGCCGGGCCGGCTCATCGGGCCGCGGGGACCTCGCTGCCCAGCAGACGGCGACGGTGGGCGGCTGAGGGTCGACGAAGGCCCCCGGCCCCTCCGGAGCTCTGGCAACCGCCCGTCAGCCGCCGGCGCCCCGAGGGGCCGCGAGCGGGCAGGCCACGGGCCGGCTCCGCCCTGCGCGCGGGATGA